The genomic DNA TTGCACAATACAATAACAATGGTATTCCATTATGGGCAAATGCTTATGGGGGTGGAGATCATGATAGTGGTTATGGCGTAGATGTAGGTAACACTAATCATATTTACATTACTGGTATATATAAAGGACATAATCTTAATTTTGGAAATGGTGTAGAAGCATTCACGAATCCTAATATAGATGAAGAAGAAGATATATATGTCACAAAATTTTCAAGTCTATATTCATTAGAAGGTAATAGATACCCACTAGGTATTGGCTATCTTATTGAAAATGAAAATGGAGTAAATCCCATAACCCCAATTGACAAATCAGAGAATAATGGGTTATATCTAAAAGGCTTAGCCATGTACGATATTGGAGATAGAATTAGATATCGTTTTGAAATTCCTGAGAGTGGCAATTACCAATTGAATGTAAGATTAAGATCAGGAGATAATAACGGAGCTACTTCCTACTGGCCAAATGACTATCAGTTTCAAGTAAATGGTAGTACAGAAACTTTTGAGGGAGATGAAACAACAGTTGAACATTTCCCTACTCATTGGGGTAATTCATGGTTCGGTGTTATGCACTCAAGTGCTATAAATTTGGAGGAAGGAATTAATGAAATAATAATACAGGCCAATGGAGCATGGACAATTTTAGATTATTTAGAAGTATTACCAGCTACAAGTAGTTTGAGAAAGTCTGCCACGCTTTTCGATGAAGAGAAAATTATATTATTCCCTAATCCTGCAAGTGCAGCCACCGAATACTTTAACATCGTAGCAGAAAAAGATATATTTAGAATTACTGTTTTTAAGATGAATGGAGAACAATCGATAAATAATGAATAAAATAATAGTGCAAAGATAAAAATGCCAACTGCTGGTTTATACTATGCCCAAATTCAAACTATAGATGGCAAGCTCCACACAAAACAGTTTTTGATAAAGTAACTTCATTTCTAAAATATCAAATTCAAATATTTAATTGATAAAGTATAATATAAAAAGCTTGAGTATCACAAAAATTCAAGTTTTTTATACTAATTTTTTATGAAAAATAACTGATTTATTTTTTAATATTTATTCTTGGTATCGTTATAAAATATGGAATGTTAAACCAATTTTTAAAGCGACAAAATGAATAAATTTCTAGCACTAATAATTAGCTTTTTAATACTTCAAACTAATTTTGTTTTTGGACAAACTTATGTCTCAGGAACATTAACCGAAGATACCGAATGGACAATTGATAATTCGCCTTATATCATACAAAATACAGTAGAAATACCTAATGGAATTACTTTAACTATCAATAAAGGTATTGAAATTAAAGTTGAAAATGACACTGTAATGTCAAACAACCATATTATAGTTAAAGGGCAAATTACAGCAATTGGAGACATATTGAATAATATTACATTCAATAATACAAGAATACTTTTTTATAATACTAATTTGACAAACTCTAACTTATCATATATAAGTTTTAACAATTTTAGTGGAGTCTACATCGGATATAAAATATCATGGTGGGAAGATCCACAAAACTCTGGCATACTTAATATAACAAACTCTTTCTTTAATAAAGATGTATATTTAGAAACTTGTGGGAAAAAAAATGATGCTCAATTAGTTGTAAAAAGTTCAATATTTAATAATTCTAACATCACTCAATATACATACTCTGAACAAATCAATTTCTCTGATTGTGAATTTTATAAAACTAACTTCCTAAATAGTTTAAATACAGGTGATTTAAATTTCGCTAATTCATATATCAGTGAATGTGAAATTAATTCACTGCATAATGTTGGTAAAATAAATGATTCTGAAATATATAATTCCTCACTTTATTTTTATGAATTAATTTGTAAAAACTCGGTATTTTCTGAGTCAAAGCTTGAAAGTACATTTTACATGAATATTGAAGACTCAAAACTTTTGAACACTATAAGTGAAATAAATGCTGAATCAGTAACACTCAAAAATACAATTTTCAGAAATGATAATGCCTCTAATATAAGTTGTCTAAACTTCTATCATAATAAATATGATCTGAATACAGAAAAATGGATTAATGATATTGAAGTTATAATTAAACAATGTACATTTGAAAATTTTAAAAATGCAATAGTGGTCAATAACCCAGAGTCTCTTCTGTGGATTTTAAAGCAAAATAATTTTATCAATATCAGCAATTATTTTATAATAAATAATTTTGAAGAAAATATTGATGCAACAGAAAATTATTGGGATTCTATAGATGAAGAAGTTATAAGTGCTAAAATATATGATGCATATGATGATGATAATTATGGAATTGTAGATTATTCGAATTATCTTATTTCTCCTTCTAAAAACCTTCCAATAGATAAGCCAAATAATGTTTTAAAAGCTCTTAAAGAAAAGAATCTTTTTTTAAACTGGAATTCAAATTCCGATCCTGACCTAGCTGGCTATAAAATTTATTACAAATCTACAGAGGATTATCGCTTTACTTTTTTAGCCGATGTAGGCAACACAACTTCCTATTCTACTGATGCTATTTCTATTGATGATGATATTGTAATAACTGCATATACCACTGATGCTGATGGAGTTACCGATATGGCAGAAGGAAATGAAAGTGGATATTCTGATTATGCGACACTCTTCTTCCATGCTGAATTAACTTCAACAAATTTGATTTGCTCTGATAAAGAAATAGAAGTTTCAATCGCTGAAAACTATAATTTCTCCAATGAAAATCTATATATCCTGCAACTATCTAATAGTGATGGTAGTTTTGAGGAACCTATTGATCTAGATACTATTCAGAGTAATGATACACATTCTTATTTTCTTTCTTCTTTTTTACCAGAAGAATTAGAAGATGGTAAAAATTATCTACTAAGAACCTACGCTACAGAAACTGAAGTAAACTCTGTATCCATATCTATTACTTATTACAAAACTCCTTCTTCTGATTTTACGCTGTTAGAAGAAAGCTGTCAATCAGATACATTATCAATATCTTATAATGGTGTCTTAACTGAAGGTCTAACTTTAGATTGGGAGCTAGATGGGGCTCAAATTATCGAAAATGTAAATGATACTTTATTGAAAGTTATTTGGCCTTCTTTCGGTGCAAAAGAAATAACTCTTACTACTTCTGTAAATGGTTGCTCTAACACGACTTCTAAATCTATTATAATAAAAAAGACACCTACACCAACTTTTGATATTCAATCTAGTATTTGTGATGGTGAAAAAGCAATAGTCTCTTACAATGGAAATGCTGATGAATTTGCCACATTTAATTGGAATTTTGGTGATGCGATTTCTAACTCTATTGGTTCTAACAAGTTTGAATTAGCTTGGGATACATATGGTACCAAATATATCAGTCTGCAAGTTGAGCAAAATGGTTGCAGCTCTATGGTATTTACTGATTCTTTAACCTATAGTCCTTTTCCTGAGCTTAATTTTGTAGCAAATACTTCTGTGTGTCATAATGAAAATTACCTAATCACATATATTGGAACTACAGAAGGCAGTATTACTTGGGATTTTAATGGAGCTGAAATTATTTCCGGTTCAGATACTGGTCCTTATGAACTTAAATGGAATTCTTCTGGTGAGAAAGAAATCTATTTTGCTATCGATAATAATGGTTGTGTAAAAGATACTTCCATTTTTATTAATGTAACTCCACTACCCACAACCCCAGAGATCTGCATGGTTACAGTAGATGAAGAAATGTCTAAAAACATGCTGGTTTGGAATTACGATATTGAAACTGTTGAAAAATTTGGTATCTATAGAGAAACAAATGCAGCTGATGAGTATAGTCTTATTGAATATGTAGAAGCAAATAGTTTTAATACTTATATCGATCAACAATCTGCACCTGCACAGGCTGCTAACAGATATAAAATTTCTGCAGTCGATAGTTGTGGCACCGAAACACAACTTAGTAATTATCACAAAACTATCCACTTAACTATTAATAAAGGATTAAACAACGATTGGAACCTCATTTGGACTGGCTACGAAGGTTTATCATTTAGCACTTACAGAATTTACAGAGGTACTTCTGATGACGATTTAGAACTACTCACCGAAATTACTAGCTCTGCCACATCATATACAGATACTGAAGCACCTAGTAGAGGAAATATCAATTACCAAATTGAAGTGTTAAACCCTAATAGCTGTGGAGAATCTATTAATGGCAGAATGAAAGATAACAGTAGTATTAAATCGAATATTGCCAGATATGGAGCTGTAACGGCAATAGATAATGCTATCGAAAATATGGATATTTATCCAAACCCAACACAAGATAAAATTCAAATCAATTTTCAGTCTGTGCCAAATGGTTCTTACTCAGTTCAAACAATCAGTGGAAAACTAGTAAAACAAGGTGAATTAGAACAATCAATGCAAATCGATTTAAAAGATCAAGCAAATGGTATTTATTTGCTCATTTTCAATACTGAAAATGGAAGCTCTTCTAAGAAGATTTTTAAGGGGAAATAAAAATAATTTGAACCCAATTATGACTAGCTATCTCTTTAAACAGGGATAGCTTTTTTTATATCATATTTTTATCCCTTTTTAAGTAGTCCATTTAAAATGAAGTAAAGTATAATAAATGAAGATACTACACTAACATAATTATATGAAAGGATTTTTTGGACTTCTGATTTTAACTCTCTCTTTTTCAGCTTGTGAGAAAAAAACATCACATTTAACATCACACAGCCCTGTTGATTATAAAGACTCATATTACTCAGACACTTCATTTATACAAGAATATCACGAAGGTTTTCTTATAAGTACCCAAAACCCAGATGCTAACAATGTAAGAGCGATTCAACCAGATAAGCAAGGTAATATTTGGATTGCCAGTAAAGATGGTATTTATAAAAAAAATGCAGATTCAAACAACTGGAGTTTAATTATTACAGGAAAAAATCAGGGACCTGCTTACGATGTAGCAATCGATAAAACTGAAAATATCTGGATGGCTACATGGAATGGTGTATATTCCTTTCAAAAAAATAAACTTGAAAAAATAAAAGGAACAAATACTCCTAAACCACCAATTGCTAAAATTGTAACTTCTGAAGAAGGCATTTATGCAATGGGTCCTTTCGGAATCTGGCTTTATCAAAATTCTAAATGGGAAGAAAAAAATTATAAAACTGCTAAAACGATTAGAGCTGCCATTTCAGATGGGGAGGAAGGACTATGGATAGGAACTGATGTAGGCTTGTACCACTGTAATGATGCTAAAACCATCTTATATCAAAAAAATGAAGACCTAATTAGTGCTTATGTAAAAGGCATTGATTTTAGTAAAACTGGTGACTTGTGGGTTGGAGGTCTTGGAGGTGTTTCTATAAGAAATCAATCTACAAAGATTGGAGAAAAAAGGCCAAAAGATGGTATTACTCATTCCGAAGTTAATGTTGTAAAAACTGCTCCTGATGGTAAAATTTGGGTAGGCACAAATTATGGAA from Chondrinema litorale includes the following:
- a CDS encoding T9SS type A sorting domain-containing protein, coding for MNKFLALIISFLILQTNFVFGQTYVSGTLTEDTEWTIDNSPYIIQNTVEIPNGITLTINKGIEIKVENDTVMSNNHIIVKGQITAIGDILNNITFNNTRILFYNTNLTNSNLSYISFNNFSGVYIGYKISWWEDPQNSGILNITNSFFNKDVYLETCGKKNDAQLVVKSSIFNNSNITQYTYSEQINFSDCEFYKTNFLNSLNTGDLNFANSYISECEINSLHNVGKINDSEIYNSSLYFYELICKNSVFSESKLESTFYMNIEDSKLLNTISEINAESVTLKNTIFRNDNASNISCLNFYHNKYDLNTEKWINDIEVIIKQCTFENFKNAIVVNNPESLLWILKQNNFINISNYFIINNFEENIDATENYWDSIDEEVISAKIYDAYDDDNYGIVDYSNYLISPSKNLPIDKPNNVLKALKEKNLFLNWNSNSDPDLAGYKIYYKSTEDYRFTFLADVGNTTSYSTDAISIDDDIVITAYTTDADGVTDMAEGNESGYSDYATLFFHAELTSTNLICSDKEIEVSIAENYNFSNENLYILQLSNSDGSFEEPIDLDTIQSNDTHSYFLSSFLPEELEDGKNYLLRTYATETEVNSVSISITYYKTPSSDFTLLEESCQSDTLSISYNGVLTEGLTLDWELDGAQIIENVNDTLLKVIWPSFGAKEITLTTSVNGCSNTTSKSIIIKKTPTPTFDIQSSICDGEKAIVSYNGNADEFATFNWNFGDAISNSIGSNKFELAWDTYGTKYISLQVEQNGCSSMVFTDSLTYSPFPELNFVANTSVCHNENYLITYIGTTEGSITWDFNGAEIISGSDTGPYELKWNSSGEKEIYFAIDNNGCVKDTSIFINVTPLPTTPEICMVTVDEEMSKNMLVWNYDIETVEKFGIYRETNAADEYSLIEYVEANSFNTYIDQQSAPAQAANRYKISAVDSCGTETQLSNYHKTIHLTINKGLNNDWNLIWTGYEGLSFSTYRIYRGTSDDDLELLTEITSSATSYTDTEAPSRGNINYQIEVLNPNSCGESINGRMKDNSSIKSNIARYGAVTAIDNAIENMDIYPNPTQDKIQINFQSVPNGSYSVQTISGKLVKQGELEQSMQIDLKDQANGIYLLIFNTENGSSSKKIFKGK